The window AATTgccgaaatttggaggaatctcggggaaaactttaaagggTACGTACCACTGCGTGCACGAGTCATGTATACTCCCAATTTCCAAGATATTGAAATTCTCTTAGACAGAATTAAGGAGATAACACCACAAATGTAACCAAACACTTGAaacagttttattttatttgaaattttggaaatgCAATAGAACACTTACTAAACATACTATACACATTCCAAGCTACCAATCCTTCTAGGCTAGGAATACCACACATATAACACCTCAACCGAAAACATTAGAGTCAGCATTTAGTAACTGTAATAAATAGGATCTATCTAACGAAGAAGTCAGCTGCAGTCAGATTGTAATTATATCATTTTTTGCTGCTCTTTTTGTCGCTCAATGGATCTAAGCCCATAAGTCGCGTATACATCGTATACCTTATCGGCCGTGGCGGACAACACTTCCAGCACCCCGAGTCCACGCAGGTTAAGATGGTGCGGGTGCTCTCCAGGAGCCGCTTGAACCAGAGGGCCTTCACCAACTTAAAGCCAACCTTATCCCGACCCAACTGCCTTATTTCTAGAAGCAGCTGTCTGGGAGTACGGTCATCTAGCGTTAGCTCATTCAGCAAATAATTTAGCTTCGCTTCTTCCCTCACTGAAAGCCGTCGTATGAGGTGCTCCTTCAGCCGGACGTAGGAGTAATCCTCCAGAACGTCTGAGAATAATACAATGGTCTTTTCGGATGTGGTTAAAACGCTTGGTGTCGAGAATACGCCGGCACCCTGACCGCGACAGTTCCTACCGGGGAATCGCACCTTCCACGCTTTTTCCCCTCCCGCAACATGATAGCCAGACTAGTGAGTGGAGCCGAGGCGGAGCACCGgagcaaacaaacaaaaactcgAGAAATTCCTACGCGTCCAAAACCTATTCCTGGTAAATTTCGGTAAAACAAATTcaacttttaattaattttttaaatatttttcttttattttttttctcttttaattATTACTATTTACATGTTCAGTTATAAAGATGTCGCTTCATTCACTTCATTCTGATAATTACACAATATAtacttgattttcttcaaacgaaAAAGACAGTACAaaagaaaaatctcaaaaatgaTTTTACagacaagaaaaaaatagacacaaaaaagtaaaaaaaaattcaatccaaAGAGACAATTGCTTGAAAGCTGATCCTGTTGTTGCGTAAAAAAAGACAGGATCTGTTATCAAAATAAACATTCtggaagtgtttttttttttattatttttaatcgcAATGTTCGTTCGTCTTGCTggcaatcgtttttttttttaatattattctttgtttttaaaaaatatccgGAATGTTTTCAAATAGATGTTTGTTGTTGGCATGAAGTTATTTGCAATTTTAGGTTAAATAGTATTTCAGAAACAGGTTGAGAAtacgaaaaacaatttacacaaAACTATTGAGGTATTTTTACTGTAACTTAAGGAAGAAAAATAACACGCTAATATCAGCCCCAGAAATATTGTTTTCGAAGATGTAAATTCTCTGCAGTTGGAAATGTATAAAATCAGCACAAAAAAAAGGTGTACCGCAGTCTGAGTCTGTGAGTTTCTATGCGTTGAATTAATTTTCGGTGAAACGAGGCAATCGAATTTAACGCCAGTCCATCAACTCTTGTTCAAATTTGCGCCTATGCACCTGTAGCTATGTTCAAACACCCATAAATGCATAGAGATATTTTGAAATACGCACGCTCTGTGGTTCGGAatttattattacaaaaaaacaaaaaaaaaatgccacaAATTAGGAGAAAATTCTCTGAGTTTTTCATAGAAATTACGGCTTATTTGTTCGCCTCACTGTAAACTTATGTTCGATTTGTGAATCGTATGCCCTCCGAGTTTCAAGATTTCATTCATATTTCCAGATCCAAATTGCTGTATTACCGTCGATTCTATTTCTTCATAATTAATCTTTAGATATTCACTTGTCTCCtccatttttctttgaattttattcaTCAACCTATCATATTTTATCTTAATATTGTTGTAAAAAAAACGTCAACAACAATTTATGTATCTCATAGTCAGCCTTCTACGCCACGCGAATGGATTGAATGATCTGGAAAATTGCCGATCCGCATACAACGAATAGGAAAAGTGCCAACAACCATGGTCCAACCGGATATtgattatctttatttttctgtaACGGAATTTGAAGGTAGAAAAGCATGGATTAGTATCAATTGGCTTCACTAAATGCAGAGAGTACTAAATCTAAGGACTGAGGGTCAATCTAAGAGCGCGACACACTATCCTcgttggggtcaccaagccatcCTCATGTCCCCACTTTGGGGGTCCTAAACTTTCTCAATGTGCATCTACGTATCTGACTGACCGAGGTTAAAGATAAAACAACAAATTACTCGCTGCCACGCATATTTCAATTCAATCCTCGCTCATAATCTCGCTTGATAgtaacaaaaaatcaaaatcgtgGTAAACAATGCCGTGGAAAAGCGACCACCGATAATTTCGCTATACCTTATTTACCGTTCACTGGCTGCGATCGAGCGCTCGACAGTCTGACCTTTGTGAAACGAGATTACAATCTGCTGCGTGCCGGTGGCTCTCTTTCTGGAATTGCCACGCAGGCGCTTGGGACTTAAGTAACACAAAtaagatgaaatccgcccagTGATTTTCAGGACTGTGCAGCATGTTTTTGTCAGAATGCGGGGTTGGTGAGGACTCCCCACAAGTCAGCATAGTGAACCGCCATTCACTAGGCCAATTACTTTCTCCGTAAATGCAGAAATCGCCACCGAGGCTCCGATTGTCGTCTATATcaatgtttgcaaaacaaaactcgTCAGAGTTGGGACGGGTTGATTTCATGCGGAGTTTGGATGAGGAAGTGTAGCGTGGCACTTTCTCCTTCAATCCCGGAATGCGTCCAACAGTTACACATTCGAGTATGCTCCTCATAACAGTGGCAAACCAAAAATCTAGACAGGGACATccacaaccaagtgacaatcctTAACCCAAAAGCAAATCGGGGGAAAAACGCCAAAAAGGATTTGATTCCTCGCTTATGTCCTGCTGTCTTCCTTCACTTTAGACTCAACTATTACCTAAGGAGCCCAGCATCAAACTTAATTGTAAACTTACCGAGGATTTAGGTACGTTGCCACGCATAGTCACGTATTTGCTCGCCTTCTCGTTTGCGATTCGcatcctttgttttggggccataATCACGCCTTACTTTATATCCCGGGTTAATTACAGAAAACTCAAAACTCTGCCACTAGGACGGCTTCTAGTTTTTAATTCACAATTACACGCTGGGTACCGACAAAAACCCTCTTTTAAGCCGGAACTTTCAAACACTTGCCAATCACACGATACAACTGTTACCACAGGAGCATGTACAAGGACCCGGCAATGGGAACAAACGATCAGTTCAACTTATCAAGTCTTATTATGTACTGGCTCAACGGAACCTAGTCGCGATCGTAAAAGCAATGTTGGTTTTGAGACCCTCCTacgtttataaaaaaaaaagtgcttGCGAGAAAGCCACGATGACACGATCCACTGACACGTTGCCGATTGTTTAGTTGGCCCAAGCTGTCAGTTTGGGAGCGGGAATATATATGGAAAGCATTGCCAGGTGAAAGCAGTTCAATTGGAAATTAATTCGAAGTTAACTGCGAGAAAGCGAAGGCGAAGATAACCCGAATGTTGCCACGCAATCAGTTTTCTTTCATATCTGGCTTCGATGCTTTCATTAATTTACTAAATTTATATAAGAGCACAATGAATTTAAAACCTAAAATAAGGCATTTTTCCGAAAATAAGACTAACCTAACAGAATATGGTATTTGTTAATATCGAACGCTAGCATTCCGTCGTTAAAGCCTTAAACCGGCCACAAACTTGCAACTTGGTTGCTAATAGACTCCCCCGCGTTAAAAAATGACTATACGTCcgccgaaatagtagtttcacctgtcaaattaccatatccgttaaaaaaaatcaattcggaATGCTcctttattaattataatggtt of the Hermetia illucens chromosome 7, iHerIll2.2.curated.20191125, whole genome shotgun sequence genome contains:
- the LOC119660853 gene encoding stress-associated endoplasmic reticulum protein 2 is translated as MAPKQRMRIANEKASKYVTMRGNVPKSSKNKDNQYPVGPWLLALFLFVVCGSAIFQIIQSIRVA